One stretch of Clavelina lepadiformis chromosome 6, kaClaLepa1.1, whole genome shotgun sequence DNA includes these proteins:
- the LOC143462938 gene encoding dolichyl-diphosphooligosaccharide--protein glycosyltransferase 48 kDa subunit-like: MKHCIYHFLFLAFVTKALSSQGKKTLVLLDNSDVKTTHSIYFKSLADRGFDLTFKSADDASLELIKYGVHLYDNLIIFSPSVEDFGGGVKVSTVTDFIDGGGNVLVAADSSIGDPIRELGAECGVEFDEEQTIVIDHHNFDVSDRGSHTKLVIEPKNLIKSENIVGKPTKPILYKGVGMVLDNENPLILSIMKGSPTCYSFFPESKIDQYPLAVGSSTVLVAGLQARNNARILFSGSLAMFSDDFLTSGVQKDSTDSKAYEKAGNEDLVNAMSRWVFQEVGVLRTGKVTHHKVGETEPPEAYTITDMVHYSIVIEERTADDKWVPYMGNDVQMEFVRIDPFVRLPLTLNKSTGAFSIDFELPDVYGVFQFKIDYTRLGYTFLTSATQVSVRPLQHTQYERFISSAYPYYASAFSMMFGVFVFTLVFLYHRSDKKSKAE; encoded by the exons ATGAAGCATTGTATAtaccattttttgtttcttgccTTTGTGACTAAAGCGCTTTCAAGCCAGGGCAAGAAGACATTAGTATTATTGGATAATTCTGATGTAAAAACAACCCACTCAATTTATTTCAAGTCACTGGcag aCAGAGGATTTGATTTGACATTCAAATCTGCTGATGATGCAAGCTTAGAACTCATTAAATATGGAGTTCATCTCTATGACAATCTgatcattttttcaccatctGTAGAAG ATTTTGGTGGAGGCGTCAAGGTTTCTACTGTCACTGATTTCATCGATGGAGgaggaaatgttttagttgctGCCGACTCCAGCATCGGAGACCCGATTCGTGAACTTGGAGCTGAATGTGGAGTTGAATTTGATGAa GAACAAACCATTGTCATTGATCATCACAACTTTGACGTTTCTGATCGTGGCTCACACACAAAGCTTGTCATTGAACCAAAGAACCTGATCAAATCAGAAAACATTGTTGGCAAGCCCACTAAACCCATTTTATACAAAGGAGTCGG CATGGTCTTGGACAATGAGAACCCACTAATACTTTCAATCATGAAAGGTTCACCGACATGCTATTCCTTTTTCCCAGAGAGCAAAATTGACCAATACCCACTGGCAGTTGGTTCTAGCACAGTTTTAGTTGCTGGACTGCAA GCACGTAACAATGCAAGAATTCTTTTCAGTGGATCCCTGGCTATGTTCAGCGATGATTTTCTCACTTCTGGTGTGCAGAAAGATTCAACTGATTCCAAGGC GTATGAAAAAGCCGGCAACGAAGATTTGGTGAATGCCATGTCAAGGTGGGTTTTCCAAGAAGTGGGTGTATTAAGAACGGGCAAGGTGACCCATCACAAAGTTGGTGAAACTGAACCACCTGAGGCATACACTATCACTGACATGGTG CATTACAGCATAGTAATTGAAGAAAGAACAGCTGACGACAAGTGGGTTCCTTACATGGGAAATGATGTGCAAATGGAATTTGTTAGAATTGATCCATTTGTTCGCCTCCCCTTAACTTTGAATAAGAGCACCGGGGCTTTCTCGATTGACTTTGAGCTTCCTGATGTCTATGGAGTTTTCCAGTTCAAGATTGACTACACCAGACTGGGTTACACATTCCTCACCAGTGCAACTCAG GTGTCGGTGAGACCCCTTCAGCACACCCAGTACGAGAGATTTATCTCGTCTGCGTACCCCTACTACGCCAGTGCGTTCAGCATGATGTTTGGCGTCTTTGTTTTTACCTTAGTATTTCTCTATCACAGATCTGACAAAAAAAGCAAGGCTGAATAA